A segment of the Pseudoalteromonas piscicida genome:
ACTTCGTGCTCCTCACCTATCATCGGCGTTACTACAAAACCGTAAGTATTAACTAAGTAATCAGTTAAATAGCCAAAGATAAGCGCAACCCCGATAACGCCGCCCAAATAGGCAAACACGGCACGACGCCCTAATTCTTTACCTACCACCCCAATTGTGGCGATGTTAGTTGCAGGACCTGCGAGCATAAATACCAATACCGCACCAGGTGAAACACCAGCCATTAATAAACCCGCAGCGATTGGAGTTGAAGCGGTGGCGCAAATATACATTGGGATACTGATAAGAATAACCACTAGCATGGCAATAATACCGTCGCCCCATTGAGATAAGAAAGATTCAGGCACAAAGGTTTGCACTAACGCTGCAAAGAATAAACCGATAAGTAGCCAAACAGCGGTGTCGGACAGTAATTGATTACAGCTGAACTTAACAGCTTCTACAATTTTGCCAAAAACCCCTTGGTTTTCAGGTACGGGGGCTGGCTCACAACAACTTGTCGTGGCTGATGAAGCATCGCAACAACTGGTTACGGTAGGCTCCGGAGTATCACAACAAGACATATTCGCCCCTGCCATTGCTAATTGAGGGCCTGCAGGCGCACAGCAGCTTGAGCTTACTTTTGCGGTTTCCACTTTAGTGCTGGCGCAACAGCTATCATGGCTGTGATGCTTTTCAGCAGGCTTTGGCTCTGAGTGATGATTAGCGTCACAACAACCGCTAGTCGCGCTTGATTCCTCTGAGGTATTAAGGTGCTTTAGCGACACAGGCTTATCATCTTTCTCACTGCCAACGAGCAACCCAGCCGCAATTGCGCTAACCACAGCCGCAATTGGCCTAATTATCGCCATAAAAGGACCAAGTAGCACATAAGAAACCGAGATAGAGTCCACGCCAGTTTCAGGCGTTGAGACTAAAAATGCGGTTGTCGCACTTTTTGAGCCGCCCGCTCTTCTCAGTCCCACTGCAGCTGGAATAACGCCGCAAGAGCAAAGCGGCATCGGCGCCCCAATCAGTGCTGCCTTTATCGTCGTCCAAAATCCTTCTTTCCCTAAATGCTTTTGCAACAAATCTTTTGGAATAAATACATTAAGTAACCCGGCCAATATTAGGCCAAGCAGTAACCACGGGGCAGATACTAAAAATAGCTGCCAAAAATTTACTATCAGTTCATTCATCGATAGCCTCCAAGGCCGTTAAAATCGAGCAGCTCACAGCCGCTTCCTCACCGCCGCAGCATTGCTCTGCTAGCGTCGATAACGATTGTTCAAATTTTTGTAACTCAGCGATACGCGCTCTCACTAAATCTCGTTTAGTGATAGTCAGTGTTTTCACTTCTTCACAACTGTGCTGATGCTTTTCAAACTTTATCTTCAGCAAGTCTTGCACTTCTTTGAGGCTGAACCCCACTTCCTTCGCGCGAAGAATAAAGCGCATTTGCTTTTCACTTTGCTCATCAAACAACCGATACCCGCCCTCGCTCCTTGTGCAAGGGTGTAGGAGATCGTTTGCTTCATAATACCTTAACGTGTCAGTTGATACGTTAAGCCGCTTTGCCAGCTCACCAATCTTTACCACTTTACACTCCCAAGTCCTGAAGATTATCCTAGTCGACATCACAAGTATAAACCTTAGAGTTAACTCCAAAGTCAAGAAAAGGATAAAAATAATGCGAATCGTGGTATTAGACGCTAAAACCCTTGCAGGAACCGATCTTTCCCTCATTGCCAAACTAGGCACATTAACGTCTTACGACACCACATCCAGTGAGGACATCATCACACGCTGTAAAGATGCAGCAGTCATCATCACCAATAAAGTACAATTAACTGAAGAAACGATCGCGGCGTTACCGCAATTACAACTGATTTGTGTTGCGGCCACAGGCGTCAACAACATCGACTTAGCAGCCGCAAAAGCCCATCGCATTGCGGTTGCCAATGTGGCTGGTTATTCGACGCCTTCTGTCGTGCAGCACACCTTTACTATGCTTGGTAACTTAATGACAAATATTCATCGTTACCAGCAAGACTGCCATGCAGGGCTTTGGCAGCAAAGTGACATGTTTTGTCGTTTGGACTACAGCATCAATGAAATTGCAGGCAAAAACTTTGTGATCGTAGGCCATGGAACGTTAGGAGAAGCCGTTGCAAAAGTCGCACAAGCATTTGGAGCTCAGGTAATTGTTGCCGAACGTAGAGGCGTAACTGAGGTTAGAGCAGGACGAATGGCTTTTGAAGAAGCACTGCAGATTGCGGATATTGTATCGATTCACTGCCCGCTTACCGCTGAAACAGAAAACCTGATTTCAAGTGCTGAGTTCGCCCTACTTCCAAATCATGCTTATCTTATCAACACCGCAAGAGGCGGAATAGTCAATGAGCAAGCGCTGGTGGATGCACTAACTAACGAGCAAATAGCTGGTGCTGCTGTGGATGTCCTCACACAAGAGCCGGCACAAGCAAGCAACCCACTCGTTCAATACCAAGGTGAGAACTTGCTTTTGACACCGCATACGGCATGGGCAAGTAAAGAGGCTATCGAACGTTTAGTCGGCGAAATTACCATTAATATTGAAAGTTTTGTGGCTGAGACAACGAGAAACCGAGTGGTCTAGATTACTGTTTTAGTGAGTGATATCGCTAAATGTTAGTGAAAACCATCAACTATAAACTGATTAAAAACCAACAACAAACTGATATTTATAAACTTTATTAGTTGGCAAAGAGTTTGCAACTCTTGTGATAATTCAAGCAAAAACAAATGGCTGTTTGCATTATTTACTCAGCAACAAAATTAAAAAGGAAAACAACAATGAAAAAATTAATGTTAGTGGCTGCGCTTAGCTCTACTCTATTATCAGGCTGTATCGTTGCTGTATCCGACGGTGAAGTAGAGCACGGTTGGGCTTCTGAATACAACTCGTCTAACTGGGAACATAAACAGCGTAAAAATCGTGAAAAGATTGCCAACCTTGAAATGGGCGCGTCTTACTCATCAGTAAAAGACATGTTTACAACCCCTGATTTTAGCGAGTTGGTGTCAAAAGACGGCGACAACTATCAAGTGCTGTACTATGCAACCAACAGTAAACACTCAGACGGCAAAGTAACAAAAGATGAGTGCACGCCATTGGTATTCAAAAATAACCAACTGGTTGGCTTTGGCGACAACGCATTAAAGCAAATTCAGTAAGACTTTATCGCACCAAGGATGGTGAATAATGCGGATACGCTCTTTTCCCTGCATATGGCTTTAGATATTTATAGTGCTTTAATAAATACCGTGCTTTGCTGCTTTTGTGCAACGGCAAGGGCACTATCTGCCATTTTGATCAACTCACCAAGCTCACTACTACAGTGATTTTCAATATGAACTGCACCAATGCTAACGCTCACATGAGCACATATCGGTGAGGCAATATGGGGGATTTTTAACGCATTAACCGAGTCATGCAACGCTTCTGCTATCTCATTAATTACATCGATATTATGCTGAGTTAGCACCAACGCAAAACGAGTACCATCAAAACGGCCAATAAATAAAGAACGTCGGGTTGCGCCTTCTTCTAGCGCTTTGGCGACCTTAAATAAACAATCATCACCATGCATGTAGCCATAATGCTCATTAAACGTTTTAAAATAGTCCACCTCAACCAGCATAACGGTAAAAGCACTGCCATCAGCTTTTGCGATTTCTAATGCTGATTTCATCGCTTCATCTAGATATCTACGATTGGGCAACTCCGTTAAACCATCGATAGAGGCTAGCTTTTCTAGCAGATCATTTTTCTTTTTTATTGCTAAATGGTTTTTGATTCTGGCTTTTACAATCAAAGGGTTAAAGGGTTTAGTAATATAATCCACTGCCCCTAACTCCAAACCTCGTGCTTCATCTTTAAAGCTCACACTACCGGAGATCACGACAACGGGAATACCATAAGTGCTCGCATCCTTTTTTAGGCACTCTAAAACAGAAAACCCAGCGCCGTCAGCCATTAACACATCTAAAATAATAAGGTCTGGTTTGCTTGCTTTTAGTTCATCAATACATAACTTAGTGTCAGTGCTATGGGATAACCGATGGCCATCACCTAATGTATTACTTAGGACCATCTTATTTATTGGGTCATCATCAATAATAAAAATGTGCTCAGCTTGCTGCATCTTATGACGCTACCTTTTTAGCTCGATAAAGCACACCACCTGTGAAAGTGCATTTGTTAACACATCCAAGTCAGTGCGATTTGTTATTGTTGTGATCGTTTTGCTTTGCGTTTCAAGGTCTTTCGCAACTTTCGCTAGTCGCTTAAAGCCCAGACCTGCTGCAGCGCCCTTAATTCCGTGTGCTAACTCGAATAATGCTGAACCTTGCTCTATTTCAGCAACCTGTTCTAGGTAATCATGGCAAAGTTTAGCAAATTTATCTAACATTGTTTGCAAAAACGTTTCATTTTGCATCATTTGTGATAAAGCAAACTCATAATCAAAAAAAGCTTCTTCTGTTTTATCTGACTGGAAAATATTACTTGCCAATGCCTTGCACGCCTGTGTGCTATTAATTGGTTTTACCAAATAATCATTCATGCCAACGGCTGTAGCTTTCGCCCGCTCTTCTTTACTTGCATTGGCGGTCAAGGCGATAACGGGCAGCTCAGTTTCAGACCACACAGCTCTGATCTGCTTGGTCGCTTGATAGCCATCAATGTTTGGCATATGGATATCCATCAGGATGATGTCGGGTTGCAGTGAGCGGCAAACTTCCTCAATATGTTCGGCGCTTTGTAGCCCTACGGTAGAAATACCATTCTGCTTCAACATATTTTCAGTAATATCTAAATTTAAGTTGTTATCGTCGACCACCAAGCAAAGTGCACCGGCAACCTGCATACACACGTTGTCGACGGTTTGCGTCATATGGGCAAATTCAGCAAGCCAAGTATAAGCTGATTGGTAAAACACATTTTGATTAAGCGCAATATGGTTACTTTGCTCAGGAAATTCCCCTTCACTATGTAGTAGTAATGCAGTATTTCCAGGTAGCGCATAAGCGGGGTCAAGCGCTGCTTCCGGTGGAATAACAACAATAGACTTGTCGAGCTGAGTATTCATCGCGTGCAATCGTTCAACAGATAAAGGTTCTGCAAGACCTGAAAAATAGCTTGGTAAGCTATGCGCTTCGGTGGTGAGACAGTAAACTTCTTTGTGACTATCCACAACTGGACAAGCGCCTTTATCTAGCACCAATTCGAAGAAAAAGCAGCTTCCCTCGTTCGGGGTTGAGTTAACCGCAATATCGCCACCTAAGAGTGCAACTTCTTGCTTCACAATCGCAAGCCCCAAACCAATGCCTTCGTGACGACGTGTGAAGCTTTCATCACCTTGGGTAAATGCGTCAAAAAGATGTTCAATCTCTTGCGATTTGATCCCAACTCCTGTGTCCCAAACAGCAAACTTTATGGTTTGTTTTGCAGCTCTATCATTAACTAACGTTACCTTCAAACCAACCTTACCATGATTGGTATACTTTACAGCGTTACCAAGTAGGTTTACTAAGATTTGCTTTACCTTATCTTCATCACTGTACAGGTAAGGCCAAACTTGAGGGTCGACCTGTAACTCAAATTCCAAACCTTTTTGTATACATAAAGGTTTAATCAGTGATTCTATCGTGGTAAATACATGGCAGGTCTGAAATGTCTCGTATTGAATTGTACCCTGATGACTTTCGACTTTAGCAAACTCTAAAATACTGTTGAGCATGGTAAGCAGCTCGTTTGCAGCTCCAGAAAGCTGCTGCAATTTTTTATTCTGAACTCGAGTCAGCGCCTCACTTTTGATCATATCCGCCAAACCTAATATGGCATTAATTGGCGTTCTAATTTCATGGCTGATATTCGCGATAAAGCGGCTTTTGGCAAGCGTTGCGCGCTCAGCATCTTGCTTTGCCAACAACAAACCGGTGATATTTTGAATATGGATTACGTAATACTTAGGGCGCTTATTTTTATCCCAAACTAAAGAAATACTCAATTGTAACCAGCGGTGCTTACCCGACTGTGAGATCATGTGTTCAACGACTTTCTTTTGCTCTTTTAATAGCCCAGCCAAGACAGGCTTTAGCTCTTGCCAGTTTTGTTCATCAAACAAGCGTTCCAGCTGCTTTTCTCCCGTATTCTTATCAAGTGACAAGTAACGTTTGGCAGCCTTGTTCATCTCCAAAATTTTACCGCTGATCGCAGCTAAAATCACGCCATTAGGTGCAAACTCAGTCGCAGCCCTAAAGTTTTCTTCAGAGTCTCTTAGGGCATTGTATGCCTCTTGTGCGGCAGTAATATCTCTCGCAACCCCCAAACAACCGATGAGCTTTCCAGTTTCCGATTTCAATGGCGTGATTGTCAAAAAGTAGGTATTCGCCCCAAGGACAAAGTTAGTTGCCACTTGTTCTTGCGAGCGCTCCATCGCCGCTTCTTGCTCAAGTAATATGGTTAATCCAGATGTCACTTCAGGTTGTGTTTTCGCAACCAAATCCGACTTATCAACACCCATAAACTCTTCAAATGCGCGATTACAGCCTATGAATGAACCGTCTATATTTTTGAAATAGATAATATCGGGCACAGAGTCAAGCACTGCATTTAGCAAAGCAGCTTGACGCTCTTTTGCCTCAAAGCTTTGCTTTAATGCCTGTTGTTTACGCTTAATTTCGTCGTCTATTTCTTGATTATGTTGCTTAAGGGCATGCATTAAGCGCGATTTTTGCTCCACTACCTGCTTAATTTGTATAAACCAAGGTTGCCATTCTGAGGGGATGGGATAGTTTAAAGTGGCTTGTGGTGTATGCTCTTGCAAAGATAGATAATTCACAAAGTGCTTTAGAGGTCGGACAAATATTTGTCCGCTTAACCACACAATAGTCACAAAGGTAAAAAGAATAAAAAACAGTAATAGTGCAAGTTCGAGCAAGATCTCCCGCTGTAGTGGAGCGGCAAACTGCTCATAGCTTTCATGATAGTTTAAGCTAATAGGCTCTTTGGCGGGTTTTGCAATAAAGTGCAGTCCGTACTGCCAAGGTGCTGATGAATTTACAAGCCCATCGTGGTCGTGATCATAGCGTTCTCCCGCGATAATCTCATCACTTTGGTTTTTAAATTCCATCGTACCTTCTAAGGAGCCGATGTTTAACAACCATCTATCAATAATATCGCTATCATAAATCATCAATACATGAGCGTTATCCACCGTTGATAGTTTCTTACCGAGCGCAAACATTTGTCTATCGAAAAACTTCACGGGTGGACCAACGACTATATTGCCCAAGCTAAAGTCGGGTTCGAACTTACCTTGAACTAGCCGCGTGATGAAATGGCTGCTTGAGGCTTCTCGACGCTTAACATACGCAAAGCCGTCATCTTCTACGTATGCGACCGCATACAATCCACCTTGCAACGCGAGCGCGGCATCAAAAGCGGTATTAAGCGACAATACGGTTTGCCATCGTTTCGTGGCAAAAAGCGCTTCACTGACTTGCCCACGACCAACAATCTCTCCACCATTGTTTGGTAACGCATGATAATAATGTTCAGGGTGTTGCTCTATATCTTCTAACCACTCTGGTGGCTTTTGAAAAGAAATGGGCTGCGCTAGGTTAACGGCGATGCTATCAAGAACGACATGTGCAGCATAAAACTCTTGTTTCAGCTGCTGAGAAACATATTCATACTGACCAAAACGTACTTTGTACTGGCGTTCGAGTTTAATTTGATAGAGGTGATAGGCTAAGACGAGGACAAGTAGGATGGGTATTATTACCGCCACTAAAATTCCCTTTCGGTAACTTTTTAGTGGTAAAAATTCTTTTGTCGCATCCATTTACTGGCTCGTTCCCGTTTGCACACAGTGTTAGCAAAAGAGTAACGAGCCAGTCGGCTCAAGGCAAGTTATAAATTTTCTTCAGCAAAACTTGCCAAGCGGCTTCGTACTACACCGTTTAAGTTAATGGTAGCGCTACCTTCAAAGTCTTTAAAGCGCTCAACAATATAGGTTAACCCTGATGTCACCGGGGTGAGATAATTACTATCAATCTGGGCGAGGTTTCCCGTACAAATCAATTTGGTTCCCTCACCGCAGCGAGTGATAATAGTTTTTAACTGTGATGCCGTTAAGTTTTGGCTCTCATCTAAAATAACGACCGCATTTTGAATACTACGGCCACGCATAAAGTTCACCGATTTAAACTGAATGTTCGCCTTTTCCATAATATAGTTACGGCTAGTCACTGGGCTTTCATCGTGTTTGTGGAGCACTTCTAAGGTATCTGTAATTGCCGCAAGCCAAGGGGCCATTTTCTCTTCTTCCGTACCCGGTAAAAAGCCGATGCTCTCTGCAATTTCAGGCGTATTTCGCGTCACAATTACCTTATCGTAAATTCCTTTTTCGATGATCATTTCAAGCGCACTGGCAAGCGCCAATAAGGTTTTTCCGCACCCTGCTGGCCCAGTTAGTATCACTAGTTCAATGTCAGTATCAAGTAATGCATCCAGCGCCATACCTTGGTTGATATTTTTTGGTTTCACTCCCCATGCTTGACGGTGCATCAAACGTTCAACGCCTAAGTCTTTTAATCGAATGTGCTCAGAGTCGTAACCCACAACCCGAGCTGCAAAGTGATTAGTATCGTCTATCAGATATTCATTACAGAACACATCTGGTACGAGTGATTTTGGCACATCATGAACCGTGTATCGCCCTTCCTGCTGCGTTTGACACTCACCAACATTTTGCCAAAAATCGCCTTCAACCTTTTTAAAGCCACTGGTTAACAGCGCAATGTCGTCAATCAGTTGATCGGTACGATAGTCTTCAACATACTTGAGTCCAGCGCCTTTCGCTTTTAGTCGCATATTGATGTCTTTGGTAACCAGCACCACTTTTTTGTCGCTGTACTGAGTTTGCAAATGTACCGCACAATTAATAATGCGGTGGTCATTTTCGTTGCCGGGTAACCCTGAGATGGAATCAGGAAACAGGTGATCGTTTACAATAATCAATTTACCTGAACTGGGCGTTCGGTGACTTTCTATCCTCAATGTTGGTAGCGCTACCCCCTCTAGCATTTGCTCTGGTGTTGCATCGCGAAGCACATCATCTAACCCACGAATGGCAACTCTTGCGTCTCGGCTCACGTCACTCTTTCGATCTTTTATATGATCAAGTTCTTCAAGGACAGTCATGGGAATAACAACATCGTGTTCTTGGAAGGAAAGGTAAGCGAGCGGTTCATGGAGAAGTACGTTGGTGTCGAGCACGTACACTTTATGGTCTTTGTCTTGTTTTACCATAGCGCATTCCTGTTGTTTACAGATTATTATGCTATACCCAATACACAACGTAGTGACCGATTATGTTTTGGGTATAGTTCAAGTTTAGTCTATTTGTCACAAAAGTCGCTTTTATGACAGTAGAAAATCCAACTTGCATATTGATAAAAAACAACTAGTTGGCGTTTGCCATGCCAACTAGATAGAAAAAGCGCCAGCACTTGATAAATAAAGGCCTGAGTCACTGTTGTGTATTGAACAAACCGATATGAATAGGTAACATAGCCGCCTTTTTTCTGCATAGACGAGATAACCATGAATTTTTCCTTAGGTCAGCGCTGGATCAGTGATACGGAATCAGATTTGGGATTGGGCACAATAGTGGCACTTGAGGGGCGTCAAGTGACTATTTTATTTCCCGCTAGCGGAGAAAACCGTGTTTACTCAGTACAGGAAGCACCTGTAACTCGAGTTGTATTCAACCCAGGCGATGTGATCCGCCATGTTGAAGAGTGGGAACTACGTGTTGACAGCGTGGAAGAGCAAAATGGACTATTTTGCTATCATGGTACTCGAGTTGATAATGAAGAAGAGACTTCATTCAAAGAGACCTTTCTTGATCACTTCCTCAAGTTCAATAAACCTCAAGATCGTCTATTTGCAGGCCAAATCGACCGTTTTGATCGCTACACACTACGCTATCAAACTTGGCAACACCAGTTTGATAAAGAACAATCTCACCTTAAAGGATTGATAGGTCAGCGCGCTAGCCTTATTCCACACCAGCTTTATATTGCCGATGAAGTCGGTAAGCGCTTTGCACCTCGCGTACTTCTGTCTGATGAAGTAGGCCTAGGTAAAACCATTGAAGCGGGCATGATTTTACACCAGCAAATTCTCTCTGGTCGCGCCAACCGTGTGTTGATCGTGGTTCCAGAGAACTTACAACACCAATGGCTTGTAGAGATGCTACGCCGCTTTAACCTGCACTTTTCGATTTTTGACGAAGAGCGTTGTAGCGAAGCTTATGCAGATGCACCGAATGTATTCGAAACAGAGCAACTGGTATTGGTTAGCCTAGAGTTTATTACCAAAAAGCGCCGCTGGTTTGAACAAGCCACACTCGCTGATTGGGATCTACTGATTGTTGATGAAGCACACCACCTGACGGTCACAAAGGAAAAGCCAAGCACTGAATATCAACGTATTGCTGAGCTTTCTCAGGATATTCCTGGGCTTATCTTGTTGACTGCAACACCTGACCAACTTGGTCACCGCAGTCACTTTGCGCGTTTACAGCTACTCGATCCAGACCGCTTCTACGACTACGACGTGTTCGTTGAAGAAGAAAGTCATTATAAAGAAGTCGCAGAAGCCGCGAACAACTTACTGCAAGACAAAAAGTTAGACGCAAAAGAAGAGCAAACACTTTGTACACTGCTAAAAGAAACCGATATTTCTGAGCTACTTGCAAAGGCACAAAGTGGCAATAGCGACGCCAAAGCTGAAATTTTGTCTATGTTACTAGACCGTCATGGTACTGGCCGTATTCTATTTAGAAATAGCCGCAGTGGCATTGATGGCTACCCAAGTCGTTTGTTACATCAATACCCAGTACCTTTACCAAAGCAATACAAAACAGCAATGTCGGTAATGGGTAACATTGGTGGTATTCAAAGTCCTGAATTTAACGCGATGCGTGCTTTGTTCCCAGAAAAAATCTTCCAAGAGTTCGAAGGTGAAGGAAGCAGCTGGGCGCAGTTTGACCCGCGCGTTGAGTGGTTGATTGCTAAATTAAAAGAGCTGAAACACGAAAAAGTACTGCTTATTTGTGCCAAAGCGGAAACCGCAATTAGCCTTGAACAAGTGTTACGTGAGCGCGAAGCGATTAAAGCGGCGGTGTTCCACGAAGGCATGTCTATCATTGAGCGCGACCGCGCGGCAGCGTTTTTTGCTGATGAATATGATAGCGCGCAAGTATTACTCTGCTCTGAAATTGGCTCTGAAGGTCGTAACTTCCAGTTCTCACATCACTTGGTGCTATTTGACTTACCGCTTAACCCTGACTTACTTGAGCAACGTATTGGTCGTCTTGACCGCATTGGTCAAAAGCACGACATCAATATTCACGTGCCTTACTTTGAAAGTACCGCACAAGAAGTATTACTACGTTGGTATCACGAGGGCTTAGATGCATTCGAAACCACCAGCACTACAGGGCAAATGCTGTATAAGTCTTTTTCTGATGATTTGTTAGCGCTGATCGCTGAACACAACTGTGACGAAGACGAATTAGATCCTCTATTGGAGCAAGCCGCAAAAGAAAACGCACAGCTGCGCACAAAGATGGAGCAAGGTCGAGACCGTCTACTTGAACTTCACTCAAGTGGCCAAGGTAAAACAGATAATATCGTTGCTGAACTTGAAGCACTTGATAACGACGTAATTTTGCCTGCGTTTATGATTAATGTGTTTGATACTTTTGGTGTTAACCAAGAAGACAAAGGCGAGAATACGATTATTCTCAAGCCGACCGAGCACATGCTAAATCCTTCTTTCCCTTGTTTGAAAGACGATGGCATCACAGTGACTTTTGACCGTAACACCTCACTGTCACAAGAAGACGCGCATTTCATCAGCTGGGATCACCCCATGGTCAGCGGCGTAATGGATATGATCTGTAACGATGACTTTGGTTGTGCGTCAGTGGCACTGCTTAAAAACAACAAGTTACCTGTCGGTACTTTCTTTGTTGAAATGATCTTCGTTGCAGAAGCTTCTGCGCCTAAGTCTCTTCAGGTAGGCCGCTTTTTACCGCCAACACCAATTCGAGTCCTAATGGATAAAGGTGGCAATGACTTAGCCCAAAACGTTGCGTTTGATGCATTCAATCAACAGCTTTCTGCCGTTGGCAGACAAACAGGCAGTAAGCTAGTTAATGCCCTGCAAAGTGCTATTCACCCGCTTATTACTCAAGCTGGCGATATTGCACAAGCTCAACTTGAAAGTATTCAAGCCAACGCGATGGATAAAATGCAAAAGCAATTAGGTGATGAGCAAGGTCGTTTACAAGCACTTAAGGCTATCAATCCGAACATCCGTGATGAAGAAGTTCAAGTATTTGATAAACAAAGGGCTGAGCTGAGCACACACATTGAAAAAGCGCAGCTTAAGCTGGATGCGATTCGTTTAATTGTGGTTGCAAACCAGTAAACCTTCCACAGCGAAAGAGAGCTGCGGCTCTCTTTCTTGCTACCGCTCACTTAGCAACTCATATATAATACTCGGCTTCGTTCTTGTTCATGCTGAGGCAGCTGGTGTTACTAAATTACGCGCCCCCCCTTTCTCCCTATCTTGATATTTTGTACCAAGATGAAGATATGTTGGTGATCAACAAGCCAAGCGGATTACTCACCGTACCTGGTAAAGATCCGAAGCATTGGGACAGCGCTATCGCCAGAGTCAATTTTGTCTACCCTACCGCAAGAATTGTGCATCGCCTTGATATGGCGACATCCGGCGTACTGTGCCTTGCGATGAATAAAGCAGCGCATCGCCATCTGAGCATTCAATTTCAAGACAGGTTAACCCACAAACACTACATCGCCCGTGTTTATGGCAAATTACAACAGCAAACGGGTTCTGTTGATTTACCGCTGGTGTGTGATTGGCCTAACCGCCCTAAGCAAATGGTTTGTCATGAGACCGGAAAACCTTCATTAACGCATTTTGAAGTCATGGAATATGAAGCGCAAACAACACGCGTAAAGCTAACCCCCATCACAGGACGTTCTCATCAACTCAGAGTACATATGCTTTCGCTTGGACACGTTATTCTAGGTGATAGACTATACGCTACGGGAGAGGCATTAGCGGCGGCTTCACGTCTACAGTTGCATGCAGAGATGCTGCAAATTTCACATCCGACAACTACTGAGATGATGACCTTTACCGCCCCGGTTCCTTTCTAAGTAATCTGAGCTAAATAGCGTTTACTCTGTTAGTTAGAAACGGTTAAGAAACTGTGGCCTTCGAAAATTAAGCAAATTTAGCGTGGTCAGCTAACGCTCAGATTAACGTTTGATTAGTCACTAAACAAAGCGAGTAAAAAGCACGCGGTTAACACATAAATTGCATTACTATGGTTTCGTGATCGGCAGATGTTTTATATACTGTAATTGTTCCCTAGCTCG
Coding sequences within it:
- a CDS encoding hybrid sensor histidine kinase/response regulator; protein product: MAVIIPILLVLVLAYHLYQIKLERQYKVRFGQYEYVSQQLKQEFYAAHVVLDSIAVNLAQPISFQKPPEWLEDIEQHPEHYYHALPNNGGEIVGRGQVSEALFATKRWQTVLSLNTAFDAALALQGGLYAVAYVEDDGFAYVKRREASSSHFITRLVQGKFEPDFSLGNIVVGPPVKFFDRQMFALGKKLSTVDNAHVLMIYDSDIIDRWLLNIGSLEGTMEFKNQSDEIIAGERYDHDHDGLVNSSAPWQYGLHFIAKPAKEPISLNYHESYEQFAAPLQREILLELALLLFFILFTFVTIVWLSGQIFVRPLKHFVNYLSLQEHTPQATLNYPIPSEWQPWFIQIKQVVEQKSRLMHALKQHNQEIDDEIKRKQQALKQSFEAKERQAALLNAVLDSVPDIIYFKNIDGSFIGCNRAFEEFMGVDKSDLVAKTQPEVTSGLTILLEQEAAMERSQEQVATNFVLGANTYFLTITPLKSETGKLIGCLGVARDITAAQEAYNALRDSEENFRAATEFAPNGVILAAISGKILEMNKAAKRYLSLDKNTGEKQLERLFDEQNWQELKPVLAGLLKEQKKVVEHMISQSGKHRWLQLSISLVWDKNKRPKYYVIHIQNITGLLLAKQDAERATLAKSRFIANISHEIRTPINAILGLADMIKSEALTRVQNKKLQQLSGAANELLTMLNSILEFAKVESHQGTIQYETFQTCHVFTTIESLIKPLCIQKGLEFELQVDPQVWPYLYSDEDKVKQILVNLLGNAVKYTNHGKVGLKVTLVNDRAAKQTIKFAVWDTGVGIKSQEIEHLFDAFTQGDESFTRRHEGIGLGLAIVKQEVALLGGDIAVNSTPNEGSCFFFELVLDKGACPVVDSHKEVYCLTTEAHSLPSYFSGLAEPLSVERLHAMNTQLDKSIVVIPPEAALDPAYALPGNTALLLHSEGEFPEQSNHIALNQNVFYQSAYTWLAEFAHMTQTVDNVCMQVAGALCLVVDDNNLNLDITENMLKQNGISTVGLQSAEHIEEVCRSLQPDIILMDIHMPNIDGYQATKQIRAVWSETELPVIALTANASKEERAKATAVGMNDYLVKPINSTQACKALASNIFQSDKTEEAFFDYEFALSQMMQNETFLQTMLDKFAKLCHDYLEQVAEIEQGSALFELAHGIKGAAAGLGFKRLAKVAKDLETQSKTITTITNRTDLDVLTNALSQVVCFIELKR
- a CDS encoding PhoH family protein, giving the protein MVKQDKDHKVYVLDTNVLLHEPLAYLSFQEHDVVIPMTVLEELDHIKDRKSDVSRDARVAIRGLDDVLRDATPEQMLEGVALPTLRIESHRTPSSGKLIIVNDHLFPDSISGLPGNENDHRIINCAVHLQTQYSDKKVVLVTKDINMRLKAKGAGLKYVEDYRTDQLIDDIALLTSGFKKVEGDFWQNVGECQTQQEGRYTVHDVPKSLVPDVFCNEYLIDDTNHFAARVVGYDSEHIRLKDLGVERLMHRQAWGVKPKNINQGMALDALLDTDIELVILTGPAGCGKTLLALASALEMIIEKGIYDKVIVTRNTPEIAESIGFLPGTEEEKMAPWLAAITDTLEVLHKHDESPVTSRNYIMEKANIQFKSVNFMRGRSIQNAVVILDESQNLTASQLKTIITRCGEGTKLICTGNLAQIDSNYLTPVTSGLTYIVERFKDFEGSATINLNGVVRSRLASFAEENL